A region of the Deltaproteobacteria bacterium genome:
GAACTTGATCACCGCGCGAATCACTTCGTCATGTTCTTGATGACTGAGCGTCGCCGACTCGCCGGTGGTGCCGCAAGGCACGATGCCGTGGGTGCCATTTTCGAGATGAAACGCCACCAGCGCTTCGAGACTTTGCCAATCCACCGCGCCGTTCTTGAACGGCGTCACCAATGCAACCATCGAACCGCTAAACATGAGTTTTCCTCCGACTTGAAAGCGAGATGAATTTTACTTGCCCAAACGGCGCGCCATCTCGGCGCTGAACTTCTGATCGAAGGCCGCCATCGGCTCGCCGAACGCGGTGGTAAAATTGCGCTCGCGATTATTGAGTTTGGCAAACGAGCGAAAATATTCCACCACCGCCCCCACACCCGTTTGCTCGATCAAAAAATCCACCGCAATAAACGCTTGCCCATAGGTGGCCGGCACACCCAAGCTGCGTAACCAGGTCAACCATTGGGGATTGCTCACCAACTGCGTCAGCGCCGGAAAAGTCTGGAAGGCTTTCACATTCGCGATCGCATCCAGCGCCTGCTCCCGGCTCGTGCTCATCGTCTCCGCGCCAAATTGATCAACGACCTTGTAGCCCACCCATTCGGCAAAGCCTTCGCGCAGCCACTGATCCGCCGTCGAGGCGCCGCCGTTGACCAATTCCCGCTCCGCCGTATGCGTCAACTCATGAGCGAGAATACGAATCCACTCAGGCCAGGGAGTTTTGCCGACGCGCCACTCGTTGACCAGCACCTTGCGGTACATGCCTACCGCTACCGAACTGACCGCCATCGTGCGCGACGACTGCAACAGATCGTCCGTACGCGGCAGATTAGCATTGGCGGCGAGCCGTTGGCGCAGCCTTTCAATGTCACGCTCGGCTTCACTGATCACCCCTTGCTCGTAGCCGACCTGCGACGGGTAGATCGTCACCGTAACATCGATCAACGGCAACTTCAGGTCGCGCTCCATAGCTGCACCGATCGCCGCCAGCGCTTTGGAATAATCCTTGTTGCCGTAGGCCGGCGGTTCGACTACGCCGTCGGACGCTGAAAGATTGATCGACTGCGGCACCGACGCGCAGGATAGCAGCAAAGCGAATAAGCCGAATGTAATCGCGAGACGCTGCGACTGGGCCGCAGAAAATTTCATCGTCACCCCGTATAGGAATGAGCCGAACCGGTGTTATTAGAGGTTAACCTTGCCGTGAAAAACTTCCGCCGCCGCGCCGGTCATGTAAACGCGGTTGTTGGCGCGCCACTCGATCACCAGATCGCCGCCTTTTAAATGAATCGTCACCTTGCGCTCGGTGCGGCCGGTGATGACGCCGGCGACGCCCACCGCGCTCGCGCCCGTGCCGCAAGCCCAAGTCTCGCCGGCGCCGCGTTCCCAGACACGCATGTTGATTTCCGCAGGAGTGATTATTTTAATGAACTCAGTGTTGACCCGCTTGGGAAAAAATTTGTGGTGTTCGAAGTGCGGCCCGATTTTCGCCAAATCCAACGACTCGATGTCGTCCAAATAAATCACGCAATGGGGATTGCCCATGGACACGCAGGTCACTTCGTAAGTTTTGTCCAACACCGTCAAGGGCCGGTTTTTGATCTCGCCATCGGCGTCGACGGGAATTTTCCGGCCGTCAAGAATCGGCTCGCCCATGTCGACTTCGACCAAGTCGCCGACGATTTTCGGCCGAATGATGCCGGCCAGGGTTTCCACTTCGAGCTCGGTTTTCGGCGTGATGCCATGGTCGTAAACATACTTGGCGAAGCAGCGGATGCCGTTGCCGCACATCTCCACCTGGCTGCCGTCGGCGTTGTAGATCTCCATCTTGAAGTCGGCGACTTGCGATGGATGAACCGTTAGCAGTTGATCCGCGCCGATGCCGAAGCGCCGGTCACAGAGTTTTTTCGCGATGGATTGTAAATCGGCGATATTGTTTTTCCGGCAATCGAGAAAAACGAAATCGTTGCCCGCGCCATGCATCTTGGTAAATTCTAGTTCCATGCGTCGAACCTTGACGGGCGTATTTCATACGCCCCGCGTCTTTCAACTTAACGAATGATTTCCACTTCATTGGACGGCGCGCTCAGCGTGCCGTCGAAAAGTTGCGCCGAAACCCGATAGCGATAGACCGTGCTCACGCGCACCTCTGAGTCGTCGAAGCGATACTGCTTTTGCTTGACGAACTTTTCGCGGTCTTCGACGCTGACGCGATTCAGCTCGCGGTACGGCACCGGACAGTCGAGGCAGCTCGGCGAAACCTCTTTGCGAAAAATCACGAAGCTCGCCAGGTCTTTAATCTCTCTGCCGTCGAGATATTCCGTCGGCCGGTTCCAGGTGAGCGCGATCGATTCGCCGGCCAAGCGCGCCGACAAATTGACCACCGGCTTGGGCGCGACGAATTCCGGCACGCGCGGGATGTCTTTCTTGCCGCAGGCCGGCAGCAGCAGGGTTGCCAGCAACGCGATGACGAGTGAACGTTTCATCTAAAACCCCAGTTCCTTCAAGCGGCGCACGACGTTTTGCCGCGCCGTCCCGCCCAGCGCTCGGCGCCGGTCCACCACCGACTGCACGGAAAGAAAACCATAAACATCCTTGCCGATCTTGGCCGAGAACCGTTGGAGATCGCCGATCGCTAACTCTTCAATACGTTTACCTTGAGCGATGCAAAATTGCACCACCCGGCCGGCCACCTCATGGGCGGCGCGAAACGGCATGGCGCGCTCGACCAAATAATCGGCTAAATCGGTCGCGTTCATGAATCCGTCGCGGGCCGCGTCGAGCATACGCTCTTTGCGCACCTTTAAACCCACGATGATCTCAGCCATGATGCGTACGCTCGCCTTGACCGTATCGGCCGTGTCGAAGAGCGGCACTTTGTCTTCCTGCAAGTCGCGATTGTAGGCCAGCGGCAACCCTTTCATGATCGTCAGGAGCGCGAACAGATGGCCGAACACCCGGCCACTTTTGCCGCGAATCAATTCGGGAACATCGGGATTTTTTTTCTGCGGCATCATCGAGCTGCCGGTGCAGTAACCGTCGGGCAGCTCGATGAAAGCGAATTCTTGACTTGACCACAGGACCAATTCATCGGCCAAGCGGCTCAGATGGACGAAGAGAATCGAAGCCGCGGCCAAAAACTCTAAGAGAAAATCTCGATCGCTCACCGCGTCGATACTATTTTTAGAGACGCGCGGAAAACCGAGCAGCTTGGCGACGTAAGCGCGATCGATCGGAAAAGTCGTGCCGGCGATGGCGCCGGAACCCAACGGCAACACGTTGATCCGTTCAAGACAGCCAGCGAAGCGCTCGACGTCGCGGCCAAACATATCGTAGTAGGCAAGCCAATGATGCGCCAACAAAACCGGCTGGGCCCGCTGCAAGTGGGTGTAGCCGGGCATGATCACGTCGAGATGCTTTTTCGCCGCCTTGCCGAGGGAAACTTGCAACCCGCGCAAAGCTTCGAGAATGACCGCCGCTTCGTCGCGCAGATAAAGCCGCATGTCGAGGGCCACTTGATCGTTGCGGCTGCGCGCGGTGTGGAGTTTGCCGCCGGCGGCGCCGATCAGTTCGGTCAAGCGCCGCTCGATGTTCATGTGAATGTCTTCATCGGCCGGCGAGAAAGCAAACTTGCCGCCGTCGATTTCCTGGCGAATCGACATCAAACCGCGAACGATCTTCTGCGCGTCGCGCGCCGGAATGATTCGCTGCTTACCGAGCATCTTGGCATGGGCGATGCTGCCCATAATGTCGTGGCGGTAAAGCCGCGCATCGATTTGAATCGAAGCGGTAAACGCCTCCACCGAATCCACCGTACCGGCGGCAAAGCGCCCGCCCCAAAGTTTTTTGTTCGGTTTTTTCACGACAATTATTCGTGCGTAGAATTCAATGCAGAATGCATATTGCAGATTGCACAATGCATAATCTCAGAATCCGAACTTCTGACTTCTGAATTCTGTATTCTGAATCCTTCTCCGATCATCGCGCCTTCGCTAACTTGCGCAACCGCAAACGCAACGCATTCAAGCGAATAAACCCTTCGGCGTCGGCCTGGCGATAGACTTGATCGGCCTCGAAGGTCGCCACGTTGGAATCGTAGAGCGAAGCGTCGGACTTGCGGCCGGTAACGATAGCGTTGCCTTTGTAGAGCTTCAGGCGCACCCGACCGCTGACATTGGCCTGGGCCGCGTCGATAGTTTTTTGCAACACTTCGCGCTCCGGCGCGAACCAGTAACCGTAGTAAA
Encoded here:
- a CDS encoding diaminopimelate epimerase, whose amino-acid sequence is MELEFTKMHGAGNDFVFLDCRKNNIADLQSIAKKLCDRRFGIGADQLLTVHPSQVADFKMEIYNADGSQVEMCGNGIRCFAKYVYDHGITPKTELEVETLAGIIRPKIVGDLVEVDMGEPILDGRKIPVDADGEIKNRPLTVLDKTYEVTCVSMGNPHCVIYLDDIESLDLAKIGPHFEHHKFFPKRVNTEFIKIITPAEINMRVWERGAGETWACGTGASAVGVAGVITGRTERKVTIHLKGGDLVIEWRANNRVYMTGAAAEVFHGKVNL
- the argH gene encoding argininosuccinate lyase; its protein translation is MKKPNKKLWGGRFAAGTVDSVEAFTASIQIDARLYRHDIMGSIAHAKMLGKQRIIPARDAQKIVRGLMSIRQEIDGGKFAFSPADEDIHMNIERRLTELIGAAGGKLHTARSRNDQVALDMRLYLRDEAAVILEALRGLQVSLGKAAKKHLDVIMPGYTHLQRAQPVLLAHHWLAYYDMFGRDVERFAGCLERINVLPLGSGAIAGTTFPIDRAYVAKLLGFPRVSKNSIDAVSDRDFLLEFLAAASILFVHLSRLADELVLWSSQEFAFIELPDGYCTGSSMMPQKKNPDVPELIRGKSGRVFGHLFALLTIMKGLPLAYNRDLQEDKVPLFDTADTVKASVRIMAEIIVGLKVRKERMLDAARDGFMNATDLADYLVERAMPFRAAHEVAGRVVQFCIAQGKRIEELAIGDLQRFSAKIGKDVYGFLSVQSVVDRRRALGGTARQNVVRRLKELGF